In the genome of Granulibacter bethesdensis CGDNIH1, one region contains:
- a CDS encoding HAD family hydrolase, with protein MTDDRPDAILWDWDNTLIDGWAAIASALNTVFRHFGRPVWTVTETKAQVRGSARDTFPAMFGTRWEEARDIFYHTLSASHLDHLKPMPGAEDMLRAASLWPQAVVSNKAGDFLRREVAHIGWEPFFDAVIGAGDAAADKPSAAPILMALERMRYTGKRSKVWYVGDTALDMQAARAAGCTAILLGDAAHDGGIARAIFDHHVQDGHALAAMLTVLHGRP; from the coding sequence ATGACCGACGATCGACCGGATGCCATCCTGTGGGACTGGGACAACACTCTGATCGACGGCTGGGCTGCGATCGCCTCTGCCCTGAATACTGTGTTCCGTCATTTCGGACGTCCGGTCTGGACAGTAACCGAGACGAAAGCACAGGTCCGAGGTTCAGCCCGTGATACCTTTCCCGCTATGTTCGGAACACGATGGGAGGAGGCGCGGGATATTTTCTATCATACACTTTCGGCCAGTCACCTCGATCATCTGAAGCCCATGCCGGGGGCTGAGGACATGCTGCGTGCAGCCTCCCTCTGGCCGCAGGCGGTGGTATCGAACAAGGCGGGAGATTTTCTGCGTCGGGAAGTCGCCCATATCGGATGGGAGCCTTTTTTCGATGCGGTGATCGGTGCCGGGGATGCAGCGGCGGACAAACCCAGTGCGGCCCCCATTCTGATGGCGCTTGAGCGCATGCGCTATACCGGGAAACGTAGCAAGGTCTGGTATGTCGGGGATACTGCTTTGGATATGCAGGCAGCCCGCGCCGCCGGATGCACTGCCATTCTTTTGGGCGATGCCGCCCATGACGGGGGAATTGCCCGGGCTATATTTGATCATCATGTTCAGGATGGGCATGCATTGGCTGCCATGCTTACTG